The genomic interval TTGTGCGTGGTCGGCGAAAACGGTTCCGGCAAGTCCACACTCATCAAGGGCCTGCTCGGGCTCAAAGCGCCGGAGCAGGGCAGCATCACGCTCGGAGACGGGCTCGTGCGCAACGAGATCGGCTATCTGCCGCAGCAGACGCAGCTCCAGCGCGACTTTCCCGCAAGCGTGGCGGAGGTCGTGCGCTCGGGCTGCATCAACCAGATGCACGGCCGCCCATTCTATTCGCGGGCCGACCGCGCCCGCGCGCAGGAGAACATGGAGCGCATGGGCATCGAGGATCTGGCGCACCACAGCTATCAGGCGCTCTCCGGCGGCCAGCAGCAGCGCGTGCTGCTCGCGCGCGCCCTGTGCGCCACGCGCAAGCTCCTGTTGCTCGATGAGCCGGTCACGGGTCTCGACCCCGTGGCGACGGGGGAACTGTATAACCTCATCAAGCTCGTGAACCTCTGCAATGACATCACGGTTATCATGGTCACGCACGACATCGACGCCGCCCTGCGCTACGCCACGCACGTGCTGCACCTGGGCCACCAGCAGCTCTTTTTCGGCACGGCGGCGGAGTATAAGCAGAGCGATGCCGCGCGCCGGTTTCTGGGAGGGCGGAAGCTATGAAAGTCATCCTCGAAATGCTATCGTATCCGTTTCTCGTGCGCGCGCTCGTCGTGGGCGTGCTCGTGTCGCTGTGTGCGTCGCTGCTCGGCGTGTCGCTCGTGCTCAAGCGCTATTCCATGATCGGCGACGGGCTGAGCCATGTCGGCTTCGGCGCGCTCGCCATCGCCACGGCGCTCAATCTCGCGCCGCTGGCCGTGGCGGTGCCGGTCGTGGTCGTGGCGGCGTTTTTGCTGCTGCGCCTGTCGCAAAACGGCAAGCTCAAGGGCGACGCCGCGATCGCGCTGCTCTCGAGCAGCGCACTGGCCATTGGCGTGATGACCGTGTCCATGACCAGCGGCATGAACACCGATGTGAATAACTACATGTTCGGCAGCATCCTGTCGCTGTCGTCGGCCGACCTGCGCCTGAGCCTGATTTTGTCGGCGGCGGTGCTGGCGCTGTTCGTGCTGTGCTATCCGCGCATTTTCGCCGTCACGTTCGACGAGACGTTCTCGCGCGCGACCGGCGTGCACACGCAGGCATATAATATGCTGCTCGCGGTGCTCACGGCGGTCACGATCGTGCTGGGTATGCGCATGATGGGCGCGCTGCTCATCTCGAGCCTCATCATCTTCCCGGCGCTGACGGCCATGCGCGTGTTCGGCACGTTCCGCTCGGTCACGATCTGCGCGGCCGTGGTGTCAGTGGTGAATTTCCTGCTCGGCATGGTGCTGTCTTATGTGCTCGAGACGCCGTCCGGCGCGAGCGTCGTGGTGGTCGATCTTGTGGTGTTCCTGCTCTTTTGCGGTGTGCAGCGCATTCAGTGCCGCGTGAAAAAATGACAGACAAAGCGGCGGCTCCGACCGGAGCCGCCGCTTTGGCATATTTTCAGCACTGCATCTGCTTAAGCATTTCCTGACGCAGGTGCGCGATGATGCGCTTTTCGAGCCGGCTGATGTAGCTCTGGGAGATGCCCAGCAGGTCCGCGACTTCTTTTTGCGTCGCCTCGCGCGCGCCGCCGATGCCGAAGCGCAGCAGGATGATCTGCCGGTCGCGCTCGCCGAGTGTCTCGATGGCGCGCAGGAGCATGGCGCGCTCCGCGTCGTCCTCGAGCGGGCGGCTCACGGCGTCGGCGTCCGTGCCGAGAATGTCCGAGAGCAGCAGCTCGTTGCCGTCCCAGTCGGTGTTGAGCGGCTCGTCGATGCTTACCTCCGTTTTCTGCGCGCTGCACTTGCGCAGGTACATGAGGATCTCGTTTTCGATGCAGCGCGAGGCGTAGGTCGCAAGCTTGATGTTCTTGTCCGGCTTGAAGGTGTGGATGGCCTTGATGAGGCCGATCGTGCCGATCGAGATCAGGTCCTCGATGTGGATGCCCGTGTTTTCAAACCGGCGCGCGATGTACACCACCAGCCGCAGGTTGTGCTCGATGAGCAGGGAAGCGGCCTCCTCGCTGCCGGCGGCGAGCGCCCGAATGGCCTGCTGCTCGGCCGCGCGGTCGAGCGGGGCGGGCATGGTGTCGCTCCCGCCGATGTAAAACAGCCCCGGCGCGCCGCCGCGCAGCCGCAGCCGCAGCGCTGCCCAAAGCGTATGTAGTCTTTCCAGAAATCCTGGCACGAAAAACCCCTCCTCAGCTTTTTGGCGGCAGCACCATGGCGAATGCGCCGTCGGATGTGAGCGCCTGCGCGCTCAGCGCCAGCAGCATCGGCTCTGCTGCGCCGTCAATCTTCACGCTGTCCGGCCGGAATGCCGGCAGCAGCGCGCCGGTCACGCCCACCGCACGATACGGCAGCAGCACGACCCGGCCGGTGCACTCCGGCAGCGCGTTGAGCGCCTCCAGCGCCTGCACCGCGTCGTCCGGCAGTGCGCGCACCGCCGGAAACAGCGGCAGCACAGCCGCGCGCTCGACCACCGCCGCCGGCAGGCCGGACACCGGGTCGTGCAGGTCGTTGCCGCTGTCGCGCAGGGCTCTGAGCGTCACGCTGCGCCCGGCGAGCGTGACCGTCACAGTGCGCACCTCGCGGTCGGCGGCCCTGGCCCGCCGGCGGAACACGAGCGACACGGCCGCGTAGCACGCGGCGAACGACAGTGCCAGCACCCGGCCCGACACCGTCACGAGCGCGCCGCTGCCCGGCGACACGCCCGCGAGCATGCTCGCAGCGTACACCGCGCCGCCGAACGCGGCCGACACGGCGAAAAACACCACCGTGCACCGCACGAGGTGCGCCTCCCCGCCGAAGGCAATGAGCGCCATGGCCGCGCCGAGCGCGAGCTTCATCATACCGTTTGCCAGCCAGCCGAAGCCGGGCAGGACCATGAGGGCGGCATACAGCGCGCCGATGAGCGCTGCGAGCGCGTACCGCCAGCGGCGCAGCACCACGCCGCACACGCGCGCGGAGACCAGCACGAGGCAGTAGTCGATCAGCAGATTCAGCCCGAACAGGCTGTCGAGATAGATGACGTCCATGGGGGTATCCTAGCACGCCGCGCGTGGGAAATTGCGCAAAAGCGGCCTGCCGGAAAACCTGACAGAAAGTCCATGCATCGCCGGGGCGGGAAATGCCGCAGAGCGTTGCTTTTGCGCGATCCGGCTGGTATAATGTTGCGTGATTTCGGAAAACCCGCACGCGCTCTGGCCGCGTGCGTAGAAGACCCCTTCAGGAGGCAGATCATGAAAACGAACAAACGGTTTCTGGCGCTGTGTCTGGCGCTGTTGCTCGCGTGCGCGGTGCTGCCGGCCCCGACGGCGCAGGGCGCGGATGTGCAGCCGGCGCTCTCGGCCGCGCTGGCGCATCAGGCGGCGGCCGTCCCCTCGCCGGGCTACGGCGACGAGTGGACGGTGCTGGGCCTGGCCCGCGGCGGGTATTTTGCCGTGGACAGCGACTATTTTGCGCGCTACTATGCAGACGTCGCATCCAAAGCACCGGAGCTCACGGCGGCGTCCGGCAAGGCCGGCGCGCTCAACGCCTATAAATCCACGGACAATTCGCGCGTCATCCTCGCGCTGTCCGCCATCGGGCGCGACGCGACGCAGGTCGGCGGCTGCGACCTCACCGCGCCGTATACCGACTTTGCCTGGGTGCGCAATCAGGGCATCAACGGCCCGGTGTTTGCCCTGCTCGCGCTCGACAGCCGCAATTACCTGTCCGGCAGCGCGGTGCGCCGCCAGTGCGTGGATGCAATCCTCGCGGCGGAGCTCTCCGGCGGCGGCTGGGCGATGAACGGCGCGGCAGCCGATCCGGACGTGACGGCCATGGTGCTGCAGGCGCTGGCGGCGTACCGCGGGGAGGCGGCCGTCGCGGCGGCCGTGTCGCGCGGCGTTGATACGCTCTCTGCCATGCAAAACGGCGACGGCGGCTTCACCTCGTGGGGCTCTGCCAACGCTGAGAGCGTCGCGCAGGTCATCGTCGCCTGCACGGCACTGGGCATCGACCCGGACACGGACAGCCGCTTCGTCAAAGACGGCGGCTCGGCGGTCGATGCACTGCTGACGTTTTACGATGCGGGCGCGGCCGCGTTCCGCCACAAGGCCTCCGGCGGCGTTGACAGCCTCGCCACGGAGCAGGCGGTGTATGCGCTCGTGGCCGTCTCGCGCTTCCAGCGCGGGCAGAGCGGCCTCTATCAGGAGACGGACGCGCCCACGGTCGAAACGCCCGCCGAGCCCGACGAGCCGGTCACGCGCGTGCTCTGCACGGCGGACGGCAGCGGCCTCATCCCGGCCGGATACCGCACGGTCGCCGTGTGCCTGCCGGATGCGGCGGCGGACAGCACGGTCACGTTTTCCGACGGGACGCAGCTGCTCTACAGCCCCGTGCTCTCTGAGCGCAGCGACACGCCGACGTGGGTCTGGCTCTTTGCGCCGGACGTGACGGATGATGCGCTCAACGACACGGCAAACTACACCGTGACGGAAGGTAAGGGGCCGGTGCTGACCGCCGGCGATGTGAATGCCGACGGCGTCATCAACGCGCAGGACGCGCTGAACATCCGCACGGCCTGCGCCGCCAGCACGGTCCCGGAGACGCAGCTGCTGCTGACGATGGACGTGGATCTTAACGGCCGCGTCGACGCGCAGGATGTGCGCGCGCTGGCCGACAGCTTTGTACAGAATACGGCGCTGCCCACGGCGCAGGAGGACGGACAATGAAGACTTTCTGGACGAAAAAGAACATTGCCATCGTGCTCGCCGTGCTGCTGGTCGCGGTGGTGGTGGTGCTGTGCATTGCCCTGCGGCAAAAGAGCGTCGAGGACACCGAGCCCACGCTCACGCTCACGTGCCAGAGCGCGGACGCGGACGGCGCGTGCACGGTCGATGTCGTGCTCTCCGGTCTGCCGGACGGTGCGCACTACGAGGCGGCGAGCCTCGCCGTGGCCTTTGACCCGACGCAGATCACGTTTCTCGGCACGGCGGACGGGGACATCCCGCTCGTGATGGGCAGCCTGCCGGAGTGGGAGAGCGACTCCGAGCGCGCCAACGAGACCGGCAGCGCGCGCGCCCTGTGCCTGCCGGAAGCGGGCAGCACGCTCGCCACATCGACGGGCAGCGTGCTCGTGCGGCTGCGCTTTCAGCTTGCCGACGGTGTGACGGAGGCGGCGCTGACGGTGTCGGACGCCGTGCTGGCCGCTGCGGACGAGACCGAGAGCCTTGCCACGACGACGGCCGCGCTCACGGTCGTGAATGCGACGGTGCAGCGTGGCTAAGCGGCGCGCGCTCGCGCTGCTGCTGTGCCTGCTGCTTTTGCTGTGCACGGCTTGCGGCGGGCAGGCGCAGGAGGATGCCGGTGCGCTGCACTGCACGGTGCGGATCGAGTGCAGCACGGTGCTCGCGCACATGGACGACCTGAAGGCCGGCAAGGCGGACATCGTCCCGTCCGACGGCGTGCTCCTGCCGGAGACGACGGTCGCCTTTTCGGATGGGGACACGGTGTTTGACGTGCTGCAGCAGGTCTGCCGCGCGCAGGGCATCCACATGGAGTCGACCTGGACGCCCGCGTACAACAGCGCCTATATCGAGGGCATCGGCAACCTCTACGAATTTGACTGCGGCGAGCTGTCCGGCTGGATGTACAGCGTCAACGGCGTCTGGCCGGATTACGGCTGCAGCGGCTACACGCTCCATGACGGCGACACCGTCGTCTGGAGCTATACGTGCGATCTCGGGCGCGACGTCGGCGCCCTGCAAGGAGAACCATGAACGATTCCTTCTCGGCGCTGCACCCGGCGCTGACCTTTTGCTATTTTGCGGCCGTGCTGCTGCTGACGATGCTCGTGCTGCACCCGGTGTTTCTGGCGCTGAGCCTGCTGGGCGCGCTGGGCTACTGCGCAGTGCTGCGCGGCTGGCGCAGCCTGGGGCGGACGCTCGGCTGGCTCGTGCCGTTTCTGGTACTGATGGCGGCGCTCAACGCGCTGCTGAACCACGCGGGCGTGACGATGCTGTTCTACCTGCCGAACGGCAACCCCGTCACGCGCGAGGCGCTGTGCTACGGCGCGGCCGCGGCGGCGATGTTCGCGGCCGTGATTTTGTGGTTTCAGTGCTGCAATGTCGTCATGACGGCGGAAAAATATCTGTACGTGTTCGGCAGTGCGCTGCCGGGCGTGTCGCTGCTGCTGAGCATGGCGCTGCGGTTCGTGCCGAAATTTTCCGCGCACATCCGCTCTGTGCGCGCGGCGCAGGCGTCGCTCGGCTGCGGCACGCGCGAGGGCAGCGCGTGGCAGCGGCTGAAAAATGGCGCGCACATTTTGTCCGTCACCGTCTCGTGGGCGCTTGAGAGCGGCATCACGGCGGCGGACTCCATGAAGAGCCGGGGCTACGGCGCCGGCAGAAGAACGTATTTCGGCAATTACCGCTTCACCCGGCGCGACGGCGTGCTCAGCGCCGTGCTTGCGCTCGCACTTGCGGGCGTGTGTGCGGGCGTCGGCTGCGGCGCGCTGTATGTGCGCTACTACCCGTCGATCCGCATCGGCGGCAGCGGCGTGCTCGGCGCAGTGTGCATGGCGTGCTTTGCGCTGCTGTGCTTTCTGCCGCTGCTGCTTGATGGAAAGGAGGCGCTGACATGGCGTCGTTTGCGCTCGAACATCTGACGTTTACCTATCCGGGCCAGACGCGCCCGGCGCTGAGTGACCTCACGCTCACGATCCCGGAGGGGGCGGTCACGGTCCTCTGCGGCGAGAGCGGCAGCGGGAAATCCACCCTCCTGCGCCAGCTCAAGACCTGCCTCACGCCGCACGGCACTGTCAGCGGCGCTGTGCGCCTTGGGGACGCGCTCCTAAAGGGCATCCCGTTTGCCGAGCAGGCGCGGCGCATCGGCTTCGTGCTCCAGCACCCGGACGACCAGATCGTGACGGACAAGGTGTTCCACGAGCTGGCGTTCGGGCTCGAGAGCCTTGGGTGCGAGGAAAAAACCATGCGCCTGTGCGTCGCCGAGATGGCGAGCTACTTCGGCATTGCCGACTGGTTCGACCGCGACGTGGCCGCGCTCTCCAGCGGCCAGAAGCAGATGCTCAACCTCGCGTCCGTCGTGGTCATGCGGCCGGACGTGCTCATTCTGGACGAGCCGACGAGCCAACTCGACCCCATTGCGGCGAGCACCTTTCTGCACACGCTGCGCAAGCTCAACGAGGAGCTGGGGCTGACGATCCTGCTGTCCGAGCAGCGGCTGGAGGAGGCTGTGCCGCTGGCCGACCACCTCATCGTGCTCGAGCAGGGGCGGCTGCTGGCCGCCGGCGCGCCGCAGGAGGCGGCGGCCGCAGTGCGCGGCCACGCGATCTTTTCCGCCATGCCCACGGCGGCACGCATCGCCGCCGCCCTCGGCGAGACGGAGCGTCTGCCGCTCACCGTGCGCGCGGGCAGAGCGTATCTGGGGCGCTTTGCTCCGCACCCGATGCCGGCCGCGGCGCCCGCGCCCGTGGACACGCCCCCGGTGCTGACCGTGCGCGACGGCTGGTTTCGCTACGCGCAGGGCAGCGCGGACGTGCTGCGCAATTTCTCGCTCACGCTGCGCCCGGGCGAGCTCTACGCGCTCACCGGCAGCAACGGCAGCGGCAAGACGACGGCGCTCGGCGTGCTCTCCGGACGGCTGCGGCTGTACCGCGGCAGCGTGTATCTCGACGGGAAGAAGCAGCGCGCGCTCCAGCCCCTGCGCGACGGCATCGCCGCCGTGCCGCAGGATCCGCGCACGCTCTTCGCGGCTGACACGGTGCGCGCCGATCTCGCATCGCTCGGCAGGGACGCCGCGCTGGTGGACACGGTCGTGCGGCAGATGGCGCTCGCGCCGCTGCTCGACCGGCATCCCTTTGATCTCTCCGGCGGCGAGCAGCAGCGCGCCGCGCTGGCGAAGGTGCTGCTCATGCAGCCGCGCGTGCTGCTGCTCGACGAGCCGACGAAGGGCATGGACGGCGCGTTCAAAGAAGAATTCGGCGCGCTTTTGCGCGCGCTCTGCGCGCAGGGCACGGCCGTATGCGTCGTGAGCCACGATGTGGAATTCTGCGCGCAGTATGCCGACCGCTGCGGCCTGCTCTTTCGCGGCGAGGTCGTGACGGAAAACGCCGCGCGCGCCTTTTTCTCCGATCATTATTTTTACACCACGGCGGCCGCGCGCATCGCGCGTGAGGCCGCGCCCGGCGCGGTGCTGTGCGGGGAGGTCGTACAATGTCTCACCGACTGACGCGGCGCACCTGGGCCGCGCTCGGCATCTTGCTCGTGGCGATCCCGGCGCTGATGGCGGTGTTCGTGTGCGTGTGGGACGAGCGGAAGTACTACCTCACGTCGCTGCTGCTCGTGGGGCTGATGTTCGTGCCGTTCGTGCTGCGGTTTGAAGGCCGCAGACCGCAGGCGCGCGAGCTCGTGCTGCTTGCAACGATGACGGCGCTGGCCGTGGCCGGGCGCGCGGCGTTTTACTGGCTGCCGCAGTGCAAGCCCGTGTGCGCGATCGTGATCCTCACGGCCGTGGCCTTCACGCCGGAGGCGGGCTTTGTCACCGGCGCGGCGGCGGGCCTGATCTCGAACTTTTTCTTCGGTCAGGGGCCGTGGACGCCGTGGCAGATGCTCGGCTTCGGGCTCGTGGGCTTTCTCGGCGGCGTGCTGTTTGCCGGGCGGAAGGTACGGCTCGTGCCGCTGCTGCTCTACGGCTTTTTCTCGGTGCTCATCGTCTACGGCGTGCTGCTCGATACGGCGAGCATGCTCATGTACAACGCCGTGCCCTCGTGGCAGCTGTGGCTTGCGACCTGCGCATCGGGGTTTGTATTTAACCTCATCCACGCGGGTGCGACGGCCGTGTTTCTGCTCCTGCTGCATCAGCCGCTATTGCGTAAACTCGCGCGTGTGAAAGAAAAATACGGACTTCTGGAATGAAAAACCTCCGCATCCGATCGGATGCGGAGGTTTTTTGCATGCACTTCATGCCTGCTGCCAGAGCAGACGATTGTCGTCAAAGACGGCGCGGAGTCTGCCGCTGTCCTTCAGCCACGCGAGGTAGGAGCGCACTGTGCTGCCGACGAGCACGTACTGCTCAAAGTTCATCACGAGATCAAAGCGCCGGAACAACTGCTGCAAGACCGCCTCGAACGTCTGCGGTTTCTGGCAGAGCTCCGTGATGATGTCTGCGATCTCGAGCACCTTGTCGATGTTGTACTGCGCGAGCGGGGCGATGTCCTCCGTGGCCGCGGCGTGCGCGGGCACGAAGGCGCGGGCGGTGAGCGTCTTGACCATTTCGAGCGTGTTCAGGTAGGCTGCAACGTCGTAGAGGAAGCCAATCTGGTACTTTTCCAGCGTCTCCCGGCTCGACAGGCAGTCGGCCAGATACACCACGTCGTCCGGCGTGCGAAAGCCCACCATGTCGAAAAAGTGCCCCGGCAGCGAAAGCCACTCAAACCCCTCCGGCAGGCACGCCGGGGTCAGCTCCTGCGCGTCGCTGGGCTTGGCCATGAGGAACTTGTGCTGCAGCTCCTTCGGCGGATAGCCGCCGTAGAGAAACGACGGCTCGAGCACCGGGTGGCGCGTGAAATCGCACTCGATGCCGGGGGCGTAGACCTTGCAGCCGGTCTGGTTTTGCAGGTACTGGTTGCCGCCGATGTGGTCGGCGTTGGAGTGCGTGTTGTAGATGGCGGTCAGGTGCCAGCCATTGGCGTCGAGAATCTGGCGCACCTTGCGCCCGGCCTCCTTGTCGTTGCCGCTGTCGATGAGGCAGACGTCGGTGTCGTTCAGGCGCACGAGGCCGATCTTGGCCGGGCTCTGGATGTAGTAGCTGTTTCCGGCCACCTGGGTCAGTTCATACATGGCGGTGTCCTCCCTTGTCAGACGGTGTGTTTGCGGATGAGCGGCTCTACCCGTGCTGCCAGCTGCGCGAGCGCGCCCGGCTCGAACGGGGAGCGGAAGCCGGCCTCGGCCAGCAGATCCGTCCAGAGCTTTTCGCCGCCCTGCTGCGACAGGTGCAGGTAGCGGGCGAAGGCGTCGTCATAATCGTCCTGCGACGCGAGCAGGAACTGGAACGCCGCCGTCTGCGCCAGACAGTAGTCGATGTAGTAAAACGGCGTCTCGTAGATGTGCATCTGGTACTGCCAGCGTGTGCCGCGCTCGAGATACGGGATGCCGCTCTGGTCGATGTACGGGCGGTATTTCGCCTCCAGCTCCAGCCAGACGGCGTTGCGCTCGGCCGGGGTAAGGCCGGGCTCGGCATAGACGCGGTGCTGGAATTCGTCCACCATCGTGCCGTAGGGCAGGAAGCTGAGCGCATCGAGCGCGTGCTGGAAGCGGTAGCGCTCCGCGTCGCCCGCCTTGGGGAAGAAAGCGTCGAGATATGGCCAGGCGAAAAACTCCATGCTCATCGAGTGCGTCTCGGCGGTCTCCATGCCGCCGCAGCCGAGCTCCAGCGCGAAGCGGTTGTCCGCGATCAGGTAGGCGTTGAGCGCGTGGCCGGCCTCGTGCGTCACGACGTCCACGTCGCCGGACGTGCCGTTGAAGTTTGCGAGGATGAACGGCTGCCGGAATTTCGGGAACTCCGTGCAGTAGCCGCCGCCCCACTTGTTCGGGCGGGACTCCACGTCAAAGGCTT from Clostridiales bacterium carries:
- a CDS encoding sigma-E processing peptidase SpoIIGA is translated as MDVIYLDSLFGLNLLIDYCLVLVSARVCGVVLRRWRYALAALIGALYAALMVLPGFGWLANGMMKLALGAAMALIAFGGEAHLVRCTVVFFAVSAAFGGAVYAASMLAGVSPGSGALVTVSGRVLALSFAACYAAVSLVFRRRARAADREVRTVTVTLAGRSVTLRALRDSGNDLHDPVSGLPAAVVERAAVLPLFPAVRALPDDAVQALEALNALPECTGRVVLLPYRAVGVTGALLPAFRPDSVKIDGAAEPMLLALSAQALTSDGAFAMVLPPKS
- a CDS encoding ATP-binding cassette domain-containing protein, with the translated sequence MASFALEHLTFTYPGQTRPALSDLTLTIPEGAVTVLCGESGSGKSTLLRQLKTCLTPHGTVSGAVRLGDALLKGIPFAEQARRIGFVLQHPDDQIVTDKVFHELAFGLESLGCEEKTMRLCVAEMASYFGIADWFDRDVAALSSGQKQMLNLASVVVMRPDVLILDEPTSQLDPIAASTFLHTLRKLNEELGLTILLSEQRLEEAVPLADHLIVLEQGRLLAAGAPQEAAAAVRGHAIFSAMPTAARIAAALGETERLPLTVRAGRAYLGRFAPHPMPAAAPAPVDTPPVLTVRDGWFRYAQGSADVLRNFSLTLRPGELYALTGSNGSGKTTALGVLSGRLRLYRGSVYLDGKKQRALQPLRDGIAAVPQDPRTLFAADTVRADLASLGRDAALVDTVVRQMALAPLLDRHPFDLSGGEQQRAALAKVLLMQPRVLLLDEPTKGMDGAFKEEFGALLRALCAQGTAVCVVSHDVEFCAQYADRCGLLFRGEVVTENAARAFFSDHYFYTTAAARIAREAAPGAVLCGEVVQCLTD
- a CDS encoding metal ABC transporter permease — translated: MKVILEMLSYPFLVRALVVGVLVSLCASLLGVSLVLKRYSMIGDGLSHVGFGALAIATALNLAPLAVAVPVVVVAAFLLLRLSQNGKLKGDAAIALLSSSALAIGVMTVSMTSGMNTDVNNYMFGSILSLSSADLRLSLILSAAVLALFVLCYPRIFAVTFDETFSRATGVHTQAYNMLLAVLTAVTIVLGMRMMGALLISSLIIFPALTAMRVFGTFRSVTICAAVVSVVNFLLGMVLSYVLETPSGASVVVVDLVVFLLFCGVQRIQCRVKK
- a CDS encoding energy-coupling factor transporter transmembrane protein EcfT, giving the protein MNDSFSALHPALTFCYFAAVLLLTMLVLHPVFLALSLLGALGYCAVLRGWRSLGRTLGWLVPFLVLMAALNALLNHAGVTMLFYLPNGNPVTREALCYGAAAAAMFAAVILWFQCCNVVMTAEKYLYVFGSALPGVSLLLSMALRFVPKFSAHIRSVRAAQASLGCGTREGSAWQRLKNGAHILSVTVSWALESGITAADSMKSRGYGAGRRTYFGNYRFTRRDGVLSAVLALALAGVCAGVGCGALYVRYYPSIRIGGSGVLGAVCMACFALLCFLPLLLDGKEALTWRRLRSNI
- the sigE gene encoding RNA polymerase sporulation sigma factor SigE; the protein is MRLRLRGGAPGLFYIGGSDTMPAPLDRAAEQQAIRALAAGSEEAASLLIEHNLRLVVYIARRFENTGIHIEDLISIGTIGLIKAIHTFKPDKNIKLATYASRCIENEILMYLRKCSAQKTEVSIDEPLNTDWDGNELLLSDILGTDADAVSRPLEDDAERAMLLRAIETLGERDRQIILLRFGIGGAREATQKEVADLLGISQSYISRLEKRIIAHLRQEMLKQMQC
- a CDS encoding ECF transporter S component gives rise to the protein MSHRLTRRTWAALGILLVAIPALMAVFVCVWDERKYYLTSLLLVGLMFVPFVLRFEGRRPQARELVLLATMTALAVAGRAAFYWLPQCKPVCAIVILTAVAFTPEAGFVTGAAAGLISNFFFGQGPWTPWQMLGFGLVGFLGGVLFAGRKVRLVPLLLYGFFSVLIVYGVLLDTASMLMYNAVPSWQLWLATCASGFVFNLIHAGATAVFLLLLHQPLLRKLARVKEKYGLLE
- a CDS encoding dockerin type I domain-containing protein, with the protein product MKTNKRFLALCLALLLACAVLPAPTAQGADVQPALSAALAHQAAAVPSPGYGDEWTVLGLARGGYFAVDSDYFARYYADVASKAPELTAASGKAGALNAYKSTDNSRVILALSAIGRDATQVGGCDLTAPYTDFAWVRNQGINGPVFALLALDSRNYLSGSAVRRQCVDAILAAELSGGGWAMNGAAADPDVTAMVLQALAAYRGEAAVAAAVSRGVDTLSAMQNGDGGFTSWGSANAESVAQVIVACTALGIDPDTDSRFVKDGGSAVDALLTFYDAGAAAFRHKASGGVDSLATEQAVYALVAVSRFQRGQSGLYQETDAPTVETPAEPDEPVTRVLCTADGSGLIPAGYRTVAVCLPDAAADSTVTFSDGTQLLYSPVLSERSDTPTWVWLFAPDVTDDALNDTANYTVTEGKGPVLTAGDVNADGVINAQDALNIRTACAASTVPETQLLLTMDVDLNGRVDAQDVRALADSFVQNTALPTAQEDGQ
- a CDS encoding metal ABC transporter ATP-binding protein, with the protein product MALITCEHVCLGYDGQTVLRDVNFTVSRGDLLCVVGENGSGKSTLIKGLLGLKAPEQGSITLGDGLVRNEIGYLPQQTQLQRDFPASVAEVVRSGCINQMHGRPFYSRADRARAQENMERMGIEDLAHHSYQALSGGQQQRVLLARALCATRKLLLLDEPVTGLDPVATGELYNLIKLVNLCNDITVIMVTHDIDAALRYATHVLHLGHQQLFFGTAAEYKQSDAARRFLGGRKL
- a CDS encoding MBL fold metallo-hydrolase; this translates as MYELTQVAGNSYYIQSPAKIGLVRLNDTDVCLIDSGNDKEAGRKVRQILDANGWHLTAIYNTHSNADHIGGNQYLQNQTGCKVYAPGIECDFTRHPVLEPSFLYGGYPPKELQHKFLMAKPSDAQELTPACLPEGFEWLSLPGHFFDMVGFRTPDDVVYLADCLSSRETLEKYQIGFLYDVAAYLNTLEMVKTLTARAFVPAHAAATEDIAPLAQYNIDKVLEIADIITELCQKPQTFEAVLQQLFRRFDLVMNFEQYVLVGSTVRSYLAWLKDSGRLRAVFDDNRLLWQQA
- a CDS encoding DUF4430 domain-containing protein, coding for MAKRRALALLLCLLLLLCTACGGQAQEDAGALHCTVRIECSTVLAHMDDLKAGKADIVPSDGVLLPETTVAFSDGDTVFDVLQQVCRAQGIHMESTWTPAYNSAYIEGIGNLYEFDCGELSGWMYSVNGVWPDYGCSGYTLHDGDTVVWSYTCDLGRDVGALQGEP